The Polyodon spathula isolate WHYD16114869_AA chromosome 23, ASM1765450v1, whole genome shotgun sequence genome has a window encoding:
- the LOC121298321 gene encoding sortilin-like yields MAVFLRLRGMSFLDLLSVFCLLTSFISAGGNIQINNMHKTEHSGAKVLLSVGDVTADEEKPSKADAQGRLHPGLIVAVVIVAFIAVLAASLIIRKYCFPQSNVTYRYSVLRENEEQSIADELDNNAASRRLYNDDSDEGMLE; encoded by the exons ATGGCGGTGTTTTTGCGTCTCAGGGGGATGTCTTTTCTTGATCTGCTgtccgttttttgtttattaacatcATTTATCAGCGCCGGAGgtaatatacaaataaacaatatgcaTAAGACTGAACACTCAGGAGCAAAGGTTTTACTTAGTGTGGGAGACGTGACTGCCGACGAAGAAAAACCCTCGAAAGCTGATGCACAG GGCCGGCTACACCCGGGACTCATTGTTGCTGTGGTGATCGTTGCCTTCATTGCAGTCTTAGCTGCTTCTcttattattagaaaatattgCTTTCCTCAGAG cAATGTAACATACAGGTACTCAGTCCTCAGGGAAAATGAGGAGCAGAGTATTGCAGATGAATTAGACAACAACGCTGCAAGCAGGAGGCTTTATAATGATGACTCTGATGAG ggtaTGTTGGAATGA